A genomic region of Leptotrichia hofstadii contains the following coding sequences:
- a CDS encoding DnaJ domain-containing protein, with protein sequence MNFAEAFKILEIEPMSDKKKIKVAYSKMLKKYHPEDFPEMFMKINEAYEKALRYAENNFSENLYENTQNFRKTEKMKESDFSDIFNSKKFEKKEYRFTEKSEERQSKEKFFEKKDNKNKYEKLNIFEYLKNSMRTEDRFTEAFKILEMEPTTDKEKIKKKYKELLKKYHRNNPESYDEIFSKINEAYGIALGFEQSNFNEYEGDSIEDIFDNFFNSGNNSSYKSFFEKTQDFSNVFDQNEITNKSISAWLGRLKNLLLSEKRPLTEYREILRDFHFNFDVSEKNQIREILQKNGLRDYAWRNITRIEMELLIYNLNNSNMNADILGETWVDTGKSENISLDEIVKNIISENFSENEKGYEKFIKDYFNIKIFRLFGKNIALYPYRDIEQVGATFKFITYKIRNEYVDVNKYIEIFDREQKNKKIGISLRITSYLWSIFGAIVLFLFFLNPIVDWYIAILGTIFFIILDWVNIAREKNFEWSMRYGYSSYLSILMSIMFVVNLIVIGNAEYESSIISFLLYSQLIFQFVFFNIILFVKMVVTTNIRYKRLREFSKKVLDVFVLKK encoded by the coding sequence TTGAATTTTGCAGAAGCATTTAAAATACTGGAAATAGAGCCGATGAGTGATAAAAAGAAAATAAAAGTTGCTTATTCCAAGATGTTGAAAAAGTATCATCCTGAAGATTTTCCTGAGATGTTTATGAAAATTAATGAGGCTTATGAAAAAGCTTTGAGATATGCAGAAAATAATTTTTCTGAAAATTTGTATGAAAATACTCAAAATTTTAGAAAAACGGAAAAAATGAAAGAGAGTGATTTTTCGGATATTTTTAATTCAAAAAAATTTGAGAAAAAAGAATATAGATTTACTGAAAAATCTGAAGAAAGACAGTCAAAGGAAAAGTTTTTTGAAAAAAAAGATAATAAAAATAAATATGAAAAACTTAATATTTTTGAATACTTAAAAAATTCTATGCGAACAGAGGATAGATTTACAGAAGCGTTTAAAATACTAGAAATGGAACCTACAACTGATAAAGAAAAAATAAAAAAGAAATATAAAGAGCTATTAAAGAAGTATCATCGCAACAATCCTGAAAGTTATGATGAAATATTTAGTAAAATTAACGAAGCTTACGGAATTGCTTTGGGATTTGAGCAATCGAATTTTAATGAATATGAAGGAGATTCTATTGAGGATATATTTGATAATTTTTTTAATTCTGGCAATAATTCAAGCTATAAAAGTTTTTTTGAAAAAACACAAGATTTTTCAAATGTTTTTGATCAAAATGAAATAACAAACAAATCAATATCTGCGTGGCTAGGACGACTTAAAAATCTTCTTTTATCTGAAAAACGTCCATTAACAGAATATCGAGAAATTTTACGTGATTTTCATTTTAATTTTGATGTTTCGGAAAAAAATCAAATTAGAGAAATTTTACAAAAAAATGGATTGCGTGATTATGCTTGGAGAAATATAACGAGAATTGAAATGGAACTTTTGATTTATAATCTAAATAATTCTAATATGAATGCAGATATTTTAGGAGAAACTTGGGTAGATACTGGTAAAAGTGAAAATATAAGTTTGGATGAAATTGTAAAAAATATTATAAGTGAAAATTTTTCGGAAAATGAAAAAGGATATGAAAAATTTATTAAGGATTATTTTAATATTAAAATTTTTAGATTATTTGGAAAGAATATTGCGTTATACCCTTACAGAGACATAGAGCAAGTAGGTGCAACTTTTAAATTTATAACTTATAAAATACGAAATGAATATGTTGATGTTAATAAGTATATAGAAATTTTTGATAGAGAACAAAAAAATAAAAAAATCGGAATAAGTTTACGCATAACGTCTTATTTATGGAGTATTTTTGGTGCGATAGTTTTATTTTTGTTCTTTTTAAATCCTATTGTTGACTGGTATATAGCGATTTTGGGGACTATTTTTTTCATAATTTTAGACTGGGTTAATATAGCTAGAGAAAAAAATTTTGAGTGGAGTATGCGATATGGATATTCAAGTTATTTGTCAATTTTAATGAGTATAATGTTTGTTGTAAATCTTATTGTTATTGGCAATGCCGAATATGAATCCTCAATTATATCATTTTTACTATATTCACAGTTAATATTTCAATTTGTATTTTTTAATATCATTTTGTTTGTAAAAATGGTAGTAACTACAAATATAAGATACAAACGATTAAGAGAATTTTCAAAAAAAGTTTTAGATGTGTTTGTCTTAAAAAAGTAA
- a CDS encoding J domain-containing protein, with translation MDFKEAFKILEIEPTDDKKKIKVAYSKMLKKYHPEDFPEMFMRINEAYEKALEYGVEDFQEEFFGNEEEFEEYEYEGFSNEYNIEITNDEDEEFSNIFSGELEKVEKNVDNWIEAFGKLLNGEKMFFGSLRFLMEEFDSFGKEEKRRIKEILNLENDNYENNVILQSKNITKFEKDYIFLHLIKDKTKFQKIEELYRSNEKSERNKAVEIFVENYFNVKKWGIFGFFIFWNIYPKSCKNGKLHHLLFFLKNNVPFKRIAYHYEKIKEMLHRMEIFQDDEIQNQETGLFGIVFILSSLMVVFIWIFSLPVITDMMPAEYEDVLTTFGIVKTFSIILAVARSYYDIMLAKRGNSINIASMLYIQILLLGIYLFKIYLKYEIIDFTLNGTLVFLFAKLLIVNRIKYNRIRNYAKDILDSVSFDIL, from the coding sequence TTGGATTTTAAGGAAGCATTTAAAATATTAGAAATAGAGCCGACAGATGATAAGAAGAAAATAAAAGTTGCGTATTCCAAGATGCTGAAAAAGTATCATCCTGAAGATTTTCCTGAGATGTTTATGAGAATTAATGAGGCTTATGAGAAAGCATTAGAGTATGGAGTAGAGGATTTTCAGGAAGAGTTTTTTGGAAATGAAGAAGAATTTGAAGAATATGAATATGAAGGATTTTCTAATGAATATAATATAGAAATAACTAACGATGAAGATGAGGAGTTTTCTAATATTTTTAGCGGGGAATTGGAGAAAGTTGAGAAGAATGTAGATAATTGGATAGAGGCATTTGGGAAATTGTTGAATGGGGAGAAAATGTTTTTTGGAAGTTTGAGATTTTTGATGGAGGAGTTTGATAGCTTTGGTAAAGAAGAGAAAAGAAGAATTAAGGAAATTTTGAATTTGGAAAATGACAATTATGAGAATAATGTGATTTTACAGTCTAAAAATATTACTAAATTTGAGAAAGATTATATTTTTCTGCACTTGATAAAAGATAAAACAAAATTTCAGAAAATAGAGGAACTTTATAGAAGTAATGAGAAATCTGAAAGAAATAAGGCAGTTGAAATTTTTGTAGAAAATTATTTCAATGTAAAAAAATGGGGAATATTTGGGTTTTTTATATTTTGGAACATTTATCCTAAAAGCTGCAAGAACGGGAAATTGCATCATTTACTGTTTTTCTTAAAAAATAACGTGCCTTTTAAGAGAATTGCCTATCATTATGAAAAAATAAAGGAAATGCTTCATCGGATGGAAATTTTTCAGGATGATGAGATACAAAATCAGGAAACTGGGTTGTTTGGAATTGTATTTATTCTTAGCAGTTTAATGGTAGTTTTTATATGGATTTTTAGCCTGCCTGTAATAACGGATATGATGCCTGCTGAATATGAAGATGTTTTGACGACTTTTGGAATAGTGAAAACTTTTTCAATTATACTGGCAGTTGCTAGAAGTTATTATGATATTATGCTTGCAAAACGTGGAAACAGCATAAATATAGCGAGCATGCTTTATATTCAGATTCTGCTGCTAGGGATCTACCTTTTTAAAATTTATTTAAAATATGAAATAATTGATTTTACACTAAATGGAACACTCGTATTCTTGTTTGCAAAATTACTGATTGTAAATAGAATAAAATACAACAGGATAAGAAATTATGCAAAAGATATATTGGATAGTGTTTCTTTTGATATTTTATAA